Proteins co-encoded in one Sparus aurata chromosome 18, fSpaAur1.1, whole genome shotgun sequence genomic window:
- the cenpi gene encoding centromere protein I, which yields MATQLNLSEPSDSDQSSASDQSVSSRSSSRVAEKKKGKSEAEEPFVLSIKYFSKVEAGTPVHGNDEVERHLVLVEKVAYSKGLPPEAISVMLEFAMSLRMGTVLCARVLRCLIPATVVPQEAVVRAVVWLGVGKIPMSTQVLFIKWVLTMFDMIDGKDQLRAIYGFIFSFVTEENLCPFICHLLYLLTRKESVRVFRVRKLLELQSKLGRQPFLMHLLSLYKVLCPELVTLSIPSRMRVCSWVRNHNSTWKSTLIGVQKRNGSQAASSIGLAFTIKDKASSRKRKHTHLQLPALSSVVNKQPQSEPSSSRKLVPLVQLHSFAQLLENMHHIELPAQMGSLLGSSLALQYLDFVQDESALLRLNFWLGYALYEEFLFCGDGGGFQNSDEALQFLNKLLSTENFLQGGFTSSEAFLYKFLTVWDGSLLRPQILALLSNIPVVPSSQIGRLLFEPLMQLFFTSSVFFKCGLVECLNSMLLKWLTWHSVYALEDDLDISLKSYTSINMTLSGFKDSVMDLVHFVGQLASVGLQLEGCHSLLLSFTLDFYETVCDMFLKYGLPLVVMPPPGVFYPTLFATDPISVDRLAYIMYRYKVNLASAKSQEKLTEAFHISSQTFHEFNHYVVVMVNSLWNSRMFKPDMDLKLSEELLLKSSVPQHWTSFDLIHHPAFMSYAIDFHQKCWPERKDMDLSSIKDSKPWIWYLEYLFTQGYDGFKLFFQSNISQKSPADDEQDESLS from the exons ATGGCGACACAGCTAAACCTGTCGGAGCCGTCGGATTCAGACCAGTCGTCTGCGAGCGACCAGTCTGTGTCGAgccggagcagcagcagagtggcggagaagaagaaggggaagagCGAGGCGGAGGAGCCGTTTGTTCTGAGCATTAAGTACTTCTCCAAAG TTGAAGCAGGTACTCCTGTGCACGGGAACGATGAAGTGGAGAGACACCTGGTGCTGGTGGAGAAGGTGGCCTACAGTAAAGGACTCCCGCCGGAGGCCATCTCTGTCATGCTGGAGTTTGCCATGAGCCTCCGTATGG GAACGGTTCTATGTGCCCGCGTGCTGAGATGTCTGATTCCTGCCACTGTGGTGCCACAGGAGGCTGTTGTTCGAGCAGTGGTCTGGCTGGGTGTTGGCAAAATACCTATGAGCACACAA GTTCTTTTCATAAAATGGGTGTTGACCATGTTTGACATGATTGATGGAAAGGACCAACTTCGAGCCATCTACGGCTTCATCTTCAGTTTCGTCACAGAAGAAAATCTG tGTCCTTTCATCTGCCATCTGTTGTACCTTTTGACCAGAAAGGAAAGCG TGCGAGTCTTCAGAGTCAGGAAGCTTCTGGAGCTGCAGTCTAAACTG GGACGGCAGCCGTTCCTCATGCaccttctgtcactttacaaaGTCCTGTGTCCCGAACTGGTGACGCTCTCCATTCCATCACGAATGAGGGTTTGTTCA TGGGTTAGGAACCACAATTCCACGTGGAAATCGACATTGATCGGTGTCCAGAAGAGGAACGGTTCCCAGGCGGCCTCGAGCATCGGTCTGGCTTTCACGATTAAAGATAAGGCCAGCTCGAGGAAAAGG aaacacacccacCTGCAACTGCCGGCGCTGAGTTCTGTAGTCAATAAACAGCCTCAGTCTGAGCCTTCCTCTAGCAGAAAGCTGGTCCCACTGGTGCAGCTCCACTCCTTTGCTCAGCTGCTGgaaaatatgcaccatatagaG CTGCCCGCTCAGATGGGCTCACTGCTGGGCTCCAGTCTGGCACTGCAGTACCTGGACTTCGTGCAGGATGAGTCTGCCCTCCTACGCCTCAACTTCTGGCTAGGCTACGCTCTCTACGAAG AATTTCTGTTCTGCGGTGATGGAGGAGGCTTCCAGAATTCAGATGAAGCGCTGCAGTTTTTGAACAAGTTGCTGTCCACAGAGAACTTTCTCCAG GGAGGGTTCACCAGTTCAGAGGCGTTTCTCTACAAGTTCCTCACAGTTTGGGACGGCTCCCTCCTCCGCCCACAGATCCTCGCCCTGCTGAGCAACATTCCAGTTGTTCCCAGTTCCC AAATTGGACGGCTTCTGTTTGAGCCCCTCATGCAGCTCTTCTTCACGTCCTCCGTGTTTTTCAAG tgtGGACTGGTGGAGTGTCTGAACAGTATGCTGCTAAAGTGGCTGACCTGGCACTCGGTGTACGCTCTGGAGGACGACTTGGACATCAGCCTCAAGAGCTACACCTCCAT AAACATGACTTTGTCGGGGTTCAAGGATTCAGTGATGGATCTGGTTCACTTTGTGGGTCAGCTGGCCTCAGTGGGCCTTCAGCTTGAAGGCTgccactctctcctcctcagcttcACCCTGGACTTCTACGAGACG gtGTGCGACATGTTTCTGAAGTATGGCCTCCCCCTGGTGGTGATGCCCCCACCTGGAGTTTTTTACCCAACCCTGTTCGCCACGGACCCCATTAGTGTAGACAGACTGGCCTACATCATGTACAG GTACAAGGTGAACCTGGCTTCAGCCAAGAGTCAAGAAAAGCTCACAGAG GCCTTTCACATCAGCAGTCAGACGTTCCACGAGTTCAACCACTACGTAGTCGTCATGGTCAACAGCCTGTGGAACTCCAGGATGTTTAAACCAGACATGGATTTAAAGCTGAGTGAGGAGCTGCTGCTCAAGAGCAGCGTACCACAACACTGGACGAGCTTCGACCTCATCCACCACCCCGCCTTCATGAGCTACGCTATCGACTTTCACCAGAAG TGTTGGCCGGAGAGGAAGGACATGGACCTCAGTTCCATAAAG GATTCAAAGCCATGGATCTGGTACCTGGAGTATTTGTTCACTCAGGGCTACGACggcttcaaactgttttttcaGAGCAACATCAGCCAGAAGTCACCAGCAGACGACGAGCAGGACGAAAGCCTGTCTTAG
- the tmem35 gene encoding putative acetylcholine receptor chaperone, translating to MASPRTITIVALSFALGLFFVFMGTIKLTPRLSKDAYSEMKRAYKSYAKALPGLKKIGISSVLLRKIIGSLEVGCGVVLTLVPGRPKDVANFLLLLVMLAVLFFHQLVGDPLKRYAHALVFGILLTCRLLIARQSEDRPEREDSREEQHINDQEKNKVKQS from the exons ATGGCCTCACCAAGGACAATAACCATCGTGGCTCTATCTTTCGCTCTGGGGTTATTCTTCGTGTTCATGGGGACCATCAAGCTCACTCCGAGGCTCAGCAAGGACGCGTACAGTGAAATG AAAAGGGCGTACAAGAGCTACGCCAAGGCACTGCCAGGACTGAAAAAGATTGGGATCAGCTCGGTCCTGCTTCGTAAGATCATCGGCTCTCTGGAGGTGGGCTGCGGCGTGGTGCTCACCCTCGTCCCCGGCCGGCCGAAGGATGTGGCCAActtcttgctgctgctggtcaTGCTGGCCGTCCTGTTCTTCCACCAGCTTGTAGGGGACCCCCTGAAACGCTACGCCCACGCTCTCGTCTTCGGTATTCTCCTGACCTGCCGACTGCTCATTGCCCGCCAGAGCGAAGACCGGCCGGAGAGagaggacagcagagaggaacagCACATCAATGACCAGGAAAAGAACAAGGTCAAGCAGTCATAA
- the arl13a gene encoding ADP-ribosylation factor-like protein 13A, translating into MDVDLLLYQFQRRWWPLCTPFSPQVSMFNLMSNCCTWVSKIQEPIRKTTILVVGLDKAGKTSSIRGMLRVPHGVESGPTQGCIRNELRVENYLVTLLDVGGSAESRGAWRELSGEAHGIIFVVDSSDRGRIKEVKEVLADLLKQPRVAGKPILVLANKQDKMNALLGSELIEILSLETLVNQSRSLCHIEPCSALMDLRRWSDKKTLRGLRWLLRAVCLDYPELCTRVAQDSKRPLEPREREKTWKSEKVRRKTKGERMRSSKSDLRHVHRPKDKEKKPKGEGKLQPIRNMLQKETTLKKKLKTKKKKKLVEVKEAEKNREEANDQEEDEEGDGNEGEQENSGHREKASSALIPPKKDKPKKRKTKVKEEMLDAPESPENDEKPLKVKGEKKKKKKIVKVKRKNKINTEEMPAAYSQPVDLSATFDLYRKAILALKERQDQGQ; encoded by the exons atgGACGTAGACTTACTTCT CTACCAGTTCCAGAGAAGATGGTGGCCATTGTGCACACCTTTCTCACCTCAAGTAAGCATGTTCAACCTGATGAGCAACTGCTGCACCTGGGTCTCGAAAATACAGGAGCCAATCAG GAAAACAACCATTCTGGTGGTTGGTCTTGACAAAGCAGGAAAAACCTCCTCCATCAGAGGGATGTTGAGAG TCCCCCATGGTGTGGAATCAGGACCCACTCAGGGCTGCATCCGCAATGAGCTGAGAGTGGAGAACTACCTGGTCACCTTGTTGGATGTTGGAGGATCAGCAGAGTCGAGAGGAGCCTGGAGGGAGCTCTCCGGAGAGGCCCACGGGATCATCTTCGTGGTGGACTCCAGTGACAGAGGGAGGATAAAGGAGGTCAAGGAGGTTCTCGCTGACCTGCTGAAACAACCAAGAGTGGCAGGAAAACCAATattagt gttgGCGAACAAACAGGACAAAATGAACGCATTGCTGGGAAGTGAGCTGATTGAGATTCTGTCACTGGAGACGCTGGTCAACCAGAGCCGCTCTCTGTGCCATATC GAGCCTTGTTCAGCCTTGATGGACCTGCGGCGCTGGTCGGACAAGAAGACTCTGCGAGGCCTTCGCTGGCTTCTGCGCGCTGTTTGTCTGGATTACCCTGAGCTGTGTACTCGTGTGGCCCAGGACAGCAAGAGGCCTCTGgagccaagagagagagagaagacgtGGAAATCAGAGAAAGTACGGAGAAAAACCAAAGGGGAACG AATGAGATCCAGCAAGTCCGATCTTCGCCATGTTCATCGGCCAAAAGACAAGGAGAAGAAACCCAAGGGTGAAGGAAAGCTGCAACCCATCCGAAACATGCTGCAAAAG GAAACTACTCTGAAAAAGAagctgaagacaaagaagaagaaaaagctggTTGAGGTCAAGGAAGCTGAAAAGAATCGAGAAGAAGCAAATgatcaggaggaggacgaggagggtgATGGTAATGAAGGAGAGCAAGAAAACTCCGGTCACCGAGAGAAAGCCAGCAGTGCCCTGATCCCCCCAAAGAAGGACAAACCAAAAAAAcgcaaaacaaaagtaaaagaagaGATGCTAGATGCTCCAGAGTCACCTGAGAATGACGAGAAGCCGCTCAAAG ttaaaggagaaaagaagaagaagaagaaaattgtCAAAGTGAAAAGGAAGAACAAGATCAACACGGAGGAGATGCCTGCAGCTTACTCTCAGCCTGTAGACCTGTCTGCAACCTTTG ATCTTTACCGAAAAGCAATACTGGCTCTGAAGGAACGGCAGGATCAGGGACAGTGA